A region of Fibrobacter succinogenes subsp. succinogenes S85 DNA encodes the following proteins:
- a CDS encoding energy transducer TonB, which produces MLDFCAKYFRFPVAFVLSFVVGAVFFLAIPVINVLFFDKGVKSEKVLEEVTEVEVLVSEKKPEVKQKVIRTVATPNTFKVSAHMGVSRSQNFQMDLSLARGAAGDGVAVDAGSMENVIYEAGEVDEQAQVLREIQPKFPERAKKMGVSGYVKVFIVIDVNGDVAQAQVLTQDPAGYGFDIEALKAIRQWKFSPAQLRGFPVAQKATKEFRFVK; this is translated from the coding sequence ATGCTTGACTTTTGTGCGAAATATTTCCGATTCCCGGTGGCGTTTGTGCTCTCGTTTGTCGTGGGCGCGGTGTTCTTCCTTGCGATCCCGGTCATCAACGTGTTGTTCTTCGATAAAGGCGTGAAGTCCGAAAAAGTTCTCGAAGAAGTGACCGAAGTTGAAGTCCTCGTGAGTGAGAAAAAGCCCGAAGTGAAGCAGAAGGTCATCCGTACGGTGGCGACTCCGAACACGTTCAAGGTTTCGGCGCACATGGGTGTATCTCGCAGTCAGAATTTCCAGATGGATTTGTCGCTTGCTCGCGGTGCTGCTGGCGATGGCGTTGCCGTAGATGCAGGCTCGATGGAAAATGTTATTTACGAGGCTGGCGAAGTGGATGAACAGGCGCAAGTGTTGCGCGAAATCCAGCCGAAGTTCCCTGAACGCGCCAAGAAAATGGGCGTCTCGGGTTACGTGAAAGTATTTATTGTGATTGATGTGAACGGCGACGTGGCTCAGGCTCAGGTGCTGACGCAGGACCCGGCTGGCTATGGCTTTGATATCGAAGCGCTCAAGGCTATTCGCCAGTGGAAGTTCTCTCCGGCGCAGTTACGCGGCTTCCCAGTAGCACAAAAAGCTACAAAGGAGTTCCGTTTTGTTAAGTAG
- a CDS encoding ExbD/TolR family protein, with translation MSFIRKRSRSGGGIDVSPMLDMVFILLIFFIVTSTFTRETGVDVTKPKASTAKELAKESILIGVTRQGTIHINETQVNLSTLQTVLRQMMAEAPDRPVIIVSDRDAPNGVVVDILDECNLAKVRKVSISANKEE, from the coding sequence ATGAGTTTTATCCGTAAACGTTCGAGAAGCGGTGGAGGCATTGATGTCTCTCCGATGCTCGATATGGTGTTCATCCTTTTGATCTTCTTCATCGTGACTTCGACGTTTACGCGAGAAACTGGCGTGGATGTGACGAAGCCGAAGGCGAGTACCGCAAAGGAACTCGCGAAGGAAAGCATTTTGATTGGTGTCACCCGTCAGGGGACCATCCACATCAACGAGACGCAGGTGAACCTCTCGACTTTGCAGACCGTGCTCCGCCAGATGATGGCCGAAGCACCGGACCGCCCGGTGATTATCGTGAGCGACCGTGACGCTCCCAACGGAGTCGTGGTTGATATCCTCGATGAATGTAATTTGGCGAAGGTGAGAAAAGTCTCCATTTCCGCGAATAAGGAGGAGTAG
- a CDS encoding MotA/TolQ/ExbB proton channel family protein — MDEYSVIEATMSILLRGGWVLLPLFLIGWLGWFLMFERYGYYFMLKGTSTSKFFKDLDTVGEEAAFAKLRKRRFGYFLALVENVRKYRNDGPVAVRNAMLATRHELDVSLSKSLKTIVTCASIAPLLGLLGTVSGMVHTFETIKQFGFGNPVLLADGISEALLTTQAGLLVAFPLMLVYNYLESRVDSIGDFAWGEALKFEERCFAKEVE; from the coding sequence ATGGACGAGTATTCCGTCATCGAAGCGACCATGAGCATCCTGCTGCGCGGCGGCTGGGTGTTGCTCCCGCTATTCCTGATTGGGTGGCTGGGCTGGTTCTTGATGTTTGAACGATACGGCTATTATTTTATGCTGAAGGGCACTTCGACTTCGAAGTTCTTCAAGGATTTGGACACGGTGGGCGAGGAGGCTGCTTTTGCAAAACTCCGCAAGCGCCGCTTTGGCTACTTCTTGGCTTTGGTCGAAAACGTGCGGAAGTACCGTAACGATGGTCCTGTGGCTGTACGCAATGCGATGCTCGCGACGCGTCACGAACTGGACGTGAGCCTTTCCAAGTCGCTCAAGACGATTGTGACTTGCGCTTCGATTGCTCCGCTCCTCGGACTTCTGGGAACGGTATCTGGCATGGTGCATACGTTCGAGACGATTAAGCAATTTGGCTTTGGAAACCCGGTGCTCTTGGCCGATGGCATTTCCGAAGCGCTCCTCACGACGCAGGCGGGCTTGCTTGTCGCGTTCCCGTTGATGCTCGTTTATAACTATCTCGAAAGTCGAGTAGATTCTATTGGTGATTTTGCCTGGGGCGAAGCGCTCAAGTTCGAAGAACGTTGCTTTGCCAAGGAGGTTGAATGA
- a CDS encoding MotA/TolQ/ExbB proton channel family protein → MFRRKNGASPLQTKDERVSSSSGFLRRLSLVSRLSPLVLVLLLAPASNAQQNTTVDAVKKRAELNSAKADLEEARRKRDMAVAARWKDRETFNKERELFNEKYQLGKERVDALMSERTRLLEDVRVAREDLAQVKLQAEKARAEYLSLAAGPERLEMLAKFQEQGVPFKVADRVEAQNKVKKEMGLYRDDPLRIARAMLDVAKKEMKFTREVRTEKADLMFGSSVAEGDRMRLGGLFAMQMAKVTDINGFHPSALMLPVAGEKKRVYSWQENLSPETRKDVAKAFAGANDSAFVMVPVDVLLSTELSSELANHQETTWKEDFAEFFHNGGILMYPIATLFILGLIIFLVRLVWLLVLGFGGRGARNAVKALANRDLRLATAESQSAHGEVGKVLRSVLGKNFKDRASAEKSLEVLFAGEVPKLEMGLSWISVFASTAPLLGLLGTVMGMIELFNVITMHGTSDPKLLAGGISIALVTTEAGLIVAIPLQLLHTLLVNISDSVRTRMEKTGLAVLNAIWIKEK, encoded by the coding sequence ATGTTTAGACGAAAGAACGGTGCTTCGCCCCTTCAGACGAAAGACGAAAGAGTGTCTTCTAGTAGCGGTTTTTTGAGGCGTTTATCTCTCGTCTCTCGTCTCTCGCCTCTCGTCTTAGTTTTGCTTCTCGCTCCTGCTTCTAATGCTCAGCAGAACACGACTGTTGATGCCGTCAAGAAACGCGCCGAACTCAACAGCGCTAAGGCTGATCTCGAAGAAGCCCGCCGCAAGCGCGACATGGCTGTCGCCGCCCGATGGAAGGACCGCGAAACGTTCAACAAGGAACGTGAACTCTTCAATGAAAAGTATCAGCTCGGCAAGGAACGCGTGGATGCCTTGATGTCCGAACGTACCCGCTTGCTCGAAGATGTGCGCGTGGCTCGCGAAGACTTGGCACAGGTCAAGCTCCAGGCTGAAAAGGCACGTGCCGAATACCTCTCGCTCGCTGCAGGTCCGGAACGCTTGGAAATGCTCGCCAAGTTCCAGGAACAGGGCGTGCCGTTCAAGGTTGCCGATCGCGTCGAAGCGCAGAATAAGGTCAAGAAAGAGATGGGGCTCTACCGTGATGACCCGCTCCGCATTGCCCGCGCGATGCTCGACGTTGCCAAGAAAGAAATGAAGTTTACGCGTGAAGTCCGCACCGAAAAGGCGGACCTCATGTTCGGTAGCTCGGTTGCCGAAGGCGACCGCATGCGCTTGGGCGGCCTCTTTGCTATGCAGATGGCGAAGGTCACAGACATCAACGGCTTCCATCCGTCGGCTTTGATGCTCCCGGTGGCAGGCGAAAAGAAGCGCGTCTATAGCTGGCAAGAAAATCTCTCTCCCGAAACGCGCAAGGATGTGGCAAAGGCTTTTGCTGGCGCTAACGATTCCGCTTTCGTGATGGTGCCGGTCGATGTCCTCCTCAGTACCGAACTTTCGAGTGAACTTGCAAACCACCAGGAAACCACGTGGAAAGAAGACTTTGCTGAATTTTTCCACAACGGTGGCATTCTGATGTACCCGATTGCAACGCTCTTTATCCTCGGCCTTATCATCTTCCTCGTGCGCCTTGTTTGGCTCCTCGTGCTTGGTTTTGGTGGCCGTGGTGCACGCAATGCGGTAAAGGCTCTCGCAAATCGCGACCTCCGTCTTGCAACGGCTGAATCCCAAAGTGCTCATGGTGAAGTGGGCAAGGTGTTGCGCTCCGTGCTTGGCAAGAATTTCAAGGACCGTGCCAGCGCCGAAAAGTCTCTCGAAGTCCTGTTCGCTGGCGAAGTGCCGAAGCTTGAAATGGGCCTCAGCTGGATTTCCGTGTTTGCCTCGACTGCACCGCTCCTCGGTCTTTTGGGTACCGTTATGGGTATGATTGAACTTTTCAATGTCATCACCATGCACGGCACGAGCGACCCGAAACTTTTGGCAGGCGGTATTTCCATTGCCCTTGTGACGACGGAAGCTGGCCTTATCGTGGCTATCCCGCTCCAGCTCTTGCACACGCTCCTCGTGAACATCTCGGATTCTGTCCGTACCCGTATGGAAAAGACGGGCCTTGCCGTCCTCAACGCTATCTGGATTAAGGAAAAGTAA
- a CDS encoding DUF3450 family protein encodes MKFSFLPKVLLCLGLSGVFAVAQETVESVRRQIKTVEAETAREKSMHEAEKKRHAEFVEVGRKKVQNLSAQNKSLKAEIDSLKVELKKISAARSKTNGSIRYFENRKTKYADSLATVIDSLVPFFESDFPYRTDEAVKNILEIASMLHKGLIETDDALNRTMEVFYDRIRLGYTTEVWKGFLQVDARNVAGTYLRYGAVASIFVSNDGNDVLFLTRNGLGYSWKNVSEDLTMRTVLKDVMKVAEGKTAPRLVTIPVSFPKEAN; translated from the coding sequence ATGAAATTTTCATTCCTTCCTAAAGTATTGTTGTGTCTGGGGCTTTCTGGCGTTTTTGCCGTTGCCCAAGAAACGGTAGAAAGCGTTCGTCGCCAAATCAAGACGGTCGAGGCCGAAACCGCTCGCGAAAAATCTATGCACGAAGCCGAAAAGAAGCGCCATGCCGAATTCGTTGAAGTCGGTCGCAAAAAGGTGCAGAACCTCTCGGCCCAGAACAAGTCCTTGAAAGCCGAAATCGATTCGCTCAAGGTCGAACTCAAGAAAATTTCAGCGGCCCGCTCCAAGACGAATGGCTCAATCCGCTATTTCGAAAACCGCAAGACGAAGTACGCCGATTCTCTTGCGACGGTCATCGATTCTCTCGTACCGTTCTTTGAATCGGATTTCCCGTACCGCACGGACGAAGCAGTCAAGAACATCCTGGAAATCGCAAGCATGTTGCACAAGGGCCTAATCGAAACGGACGACGCCTTGAACCGCACGATGGAAGTCTTTTACGACCGCATCCGCCTGGGTTACACCACCGAAGTTTGGAAGGGCTTTTTGCAGGTGGACGCTCGCAACGTGGCTGGAACGTATTTGCGCTACGGTGCAGTCGCCTCGATTTTCGTCAGCAATGACGGTAACGATGTTTTGTTCCTCACTCGTAACGGTCTCGGCTACTCCTGGAAGAACGTCTCCGAAGACCTCACGATGCGCACAGTCCTCAAGGACGTGATGAAGGTCGCCGAAGGCAAGACCGCTCCAAGACTTGTGACTATCCCAGTATCTTTTCCGAAGGAGGCTAACTAA
- a CDS encoding RluA family pseudouridine synthase encodes MFARRGWNRPFTITSSSTICTGNKMGKAPSDMFFESEVRLEYEGRLLLDSLCDRFTYHSREDWIDRLTRGLVTINGATANVETVAHRGDKVVYHVENYSEPEVPTDFETVFEDDEFILVAKPAGVPVHHTGRIFYNTFAAIIRREFDSETATPMHRLDRDTGGLILFARYGETAARFQKNLDRILLRKFYLAVVRGKFPEGEVECHMPLREDPEDPIRLRMHHREGGKECFTRFKLVRHLDCPEIAPELSLVEAELITGRKHQIRAHLAEMGYPIVGDRLYYRDGEFYQKLAQGGELTDEDIKVLGAHNQMLFAYKVELQLPYWKEPRTFESHAYPADMAKLLAE; translated from the coding sequence GTGTTTGCCCGCAGGGGCTGGAACCGTCCGTTTACGATTACATCATCAAGCACGATTTGTACAGGGAATAAAATGGGCAAGGCTCCGTCAGATATGTTCTTTGAAAGCGAAGTGCGCCTTGAATACGAAGGCCGCCTTTTGCTCGATTCCCTTTGCGACCGTTTCACGTACCACAGCCGTGAAGACTGGATAGACCGCCTGACGCGCGGACTCGTGACGATTAATGGTGCAACAGCCAATGTAGAGACTGTAGCGCATCGCGGCGACAAGGTCGTTTACCATGTCGAAAATTACAGCGAGCCCGAAGTCCCGACCGATTTTGAAACGGTCTTTGAAGATGATGAATTTATTCTAGTCGCAAAGCCGGCTGGCGTCCCGGTGCATCATACGGGTCGCATTTTCTACAACACGTTTGCAGCGATCATCCGCCGTGAATTCGATTCCGAGACGGCAACGCCGATGCATCGACTGGACCGCGATACGGGCGGACTTATCTTGTTTGCAAGGTATGGCGAAACGGCTGCACGTTTCCAGAAAAATCTGGACCGCATTTTGCTTCGCAAGTTCTACCTCGCAGTTGTACGTGGAAAGTTCCCGGAAGGCGAAGTGGAATGCCACATGCCTTTGCGTGAAGACCCGGAAGACCCGATTCGCTTGCGCATGCACCACCGTGAAGGTGGCAAGGAATGCTTTACGCGCTTTAAGCTCGTGCGCCATTTGGATTGCCCCGAAATTGCACCGGAACTTTCGCTCGTCGAGGCGGAGCTCATTACGGGACGTAAACACCAAATCCGTGCGCACCTCGCCGAGATGGGTTACCCGATTGTGGGGGACCGCCTGTATTACCGCGATGGTGAATTTTACCAGAAACTCGCGCAGGGTGGAGAACTCACCGACGAAGATATCAAGGTTCTTGGAGCTCACAACCAGATGCTTTTTGCGTACAAGGTTGAACTCCAGCTCCCGTACTGGAAAGAACCCCGCACCTTCGAAAGCCACGCATACCCCGCAGACATGGCAAAACTCCTCGCAGAATAA
- a CDS encoding nicotinate-nicotinamide nucleotide adenylyltransferase encodes MKNVAVLGGAFDPVHKDHMRVARTCLDRGFCDEVWFMPSPDRWDKQLNTSPEDRFAMLELAFSGDKRLFLSDLEIQQGDYRGSYVFLMSLKEKFPEINFRLLTGADTYEGIPHWRDPLNFYGTNYNGHLLLRDIELIVFARNGYPQPDMEQHKRNGYAPLYWLGPEQGFNGVYSSTAIRRSLLLNRSVCPQGLEPSVYDYIIKHDLYRE; translated from the coding sequence ATGAAGAATGTTGCTGTTTTGGGTGGTGCTTTTGATCCGGTCCATAAAGACCACATGCGTGTGGCTAGAACCTGCTTGGACCGAGGTTTTTGTGATGAAGTCTGGTTTATGCCGAGTCCCGATCGCTGGGACAAGCAGTTGAACACTTCGCCAGAAGACCGCTTTGCAATGCTCGAACTTGCATTCTCAGGCGATAAGCGTTTGTTCCTTTCTGATCTGGAAATCCAGCAGGGCGATTATCGCGGCTCGTACGTGTTCTTGATGAGCCTCAAGGAAAAATTCCCGGAAATTAATTTCCGCTTGCTCACGGGTGCCGATACTTATGAAGGTATCCCACATTGGCGCGACCCCTTGAATTTTTACGGCACGAACTACAACGGCCATTTGTTGCTCCGCGATATTGAACTGATTGTCTTTGCCCGCAATGGTTACCCGCAACCGGATATGGAACAACATAAACGCAATGGTTACGCTCCGCTTTACTGGCTTGGGCCGGAACAGGGCTTTAACGGCGTTTATTCAAGTACCGCCATCCGCAGGTCGCTTTTGCTGAACCGGAGTGTTTGCCCGCAGGGGCTGGAACCGTCCGTTTACGATTACATCATCAAGCACGATTTGTACAGGGAATAA
- the rsgA gene encoding ribosome small subunit-dependent GTPase A has translation MRNNDFDSDENEAPLKSVRTSRREHRSRRIDVMRELESGVVDERPIKERFSREFKKAKIKRIKNPVENIGEENCVEGLVLEVHRRTCEVRLDDRTLADASYRRETKENTPLSSLDSRLSSNTVTAMYRATTSKTLGEFPAVGDRVLLGLVNDADDEGDGVGSQKYCVVRVLPRKSELKRPGPRDSFYKQQTLAANIDQVVIVASVTQPEFNYGFMDRFLLAANLNDLPFVLVLTKMDLLPNGEADLSSDIRDFMKIVDKVIPVSVKSGDGLEVLRNELVGKSSVFSGMSGVGKSTLINELVPHAELRTGDVRERDGKGRHTTTSSSLFDFPGGGYVIDTPGIRSIGLMDMEPETLAKIFPGFFEDDLFTCKFSNCKHLKEPGCAVRAAVESGKISEARYASYVRILNSGK, from the coding sequence ATGCGAAATAACGATTTTGATTCCGACGAAAATGAAGCTCCTTTGAAGAGTGTTCGCACATCAAGACGCGAACACAGAAGCCGCCGTATCGACGTGATGCGTGAATTGGAATCGGGAGTCGTTGATGAACGTCCTATCAAGGAACGTTTCAGTCGCGAATTTAAAAAGGCGAAAATCAAGCGTATCAAGAATCCGGTTGAAAACATCGGTGAAGAAAATTGTGTGGAAGGCCTTGTGCTCGAAGTCCACCGCCGCACCTGCGAAGTGCGGTTAGACGATAGAACGCTCGCTGACGCGAGCTACAGACGAGAGACGAAAGAAAATACCCCTCTCTCGTCTCTCGACTCTCGTCTTTCGTCTAACACAGTTACTGCCATGTACCGTGCGACAACGTCCAAAACGCTTGGTGAATTTCCTGCCGTGGGCGACCGCGTTTTGCTCGGTCTCGTGAACGATGCAGATGACGAAGGCGATGGCGTCGGTTCGCAGAAGTATTGCGTTGTGCGTGTGCTCCCGCGAAAGAGCGAACTCAAGCGCCCGGGCCCGCGTGATAGCTTCTACAAGCAGCAGACGCTTGCCGCTAATATTGACCAGGTCGTGATTGTCGCAAGCGTGACGCAGCCGGAATTCAACTACGGATTCATGGACCGCTTTTTGCTTGCCGCAAACTTGAACGATTTGCCGTTTGTGCTCGTGCTCACCAAGATGGATTTGCTGCCGAACGGCGAAGCGGACCTTTCGAGCGATATCCGCGACTTCATGAAAATCGTGGACAAGGTGATTCCCGTGAGCGTTAAAAGTGGGGATGGCCTCGAAGTTCTGCGCAATGAACTCGTCGGAAAGTCCTCAGTCTTTAGTGGCATGAGCGGTGTCGGCAAGTCTACATTGATTAATGAACTTGTTCCTCACGCCGAACTGCGCACGGGAGATGTTCGTGAACGCGACGGCAAGGGTCGCCATACGACGACCTCTTCGAGCTTGTTTGATTTCCCGGGTGGTGGTTACGTAATCGATACGCCGGGCATTCGTAGCATTGGCCTTATGGACATGGAACCCGAAACGCTTGCTAAGATTTTTCCGGGTTTTTTCGAAGATGATTTGTTCACGTGCAAGTTTAGCAACTGCAAACACCTTAAGGAACCGGGCTGTGCTGTGCGTGCTGCTGTTGAATCGGGCAAAATTTCTGAAGCTCGCTATGCAAGTTATGTACGAATTTTGAATTCAGGAAAGTAA
- a CDS encoding UbiA family prenyltransferase, protein MISTLFTLFKMSRPVNIVIATITLLVGYTLLQHNPTTPVLILQIIGFSAAIGFANIQNDILDLESDKLNRPERPLVTGEVSVKTAKITWIILMIVTLLCGIGDSTIQIVKFINIVKDWDHALDFGWMGALILAFPMLFFAFLVFLLIGYNHYLKRSPAFKNITVAFLCTTPLLYAVQHFFNFANHDYPEEHMWTIIPAIPFAFLLTIAREIYKDLEDKNGDLQAGIMTFPIIAGDKVARRLAGDIIIFTWISLPVPVFFLDKLFDHNYPPLFLALTALTLTPTFAIVMVSASSQNYRRAQTFTKFAMFLGLITLLICSVVQ, encoded by the coding sequence ATGATTTCTACGCTTTTCACGCTTTTTAAGATGTCTCGCCCTGTAAATATCGTGATTGCCACCATCACGCTTCTCGTGGGTTATACATTGCTGCAGCACAATCCGACCACTCCAGTTCTGATTTTACAGATTATTGGTTTTTCTGCAGCAATCGGATTTGCCAACATCCAAAACGACATTCTCGATCTAGAAAGCGACAAGCTAAACCGCCCGGAACGTCCTCTCGTGACAGGTGAAGTGTCCGTCAAGACGGCCAAAATAACATGGATTATCCTGATGATCGTCACGCTTCTTTGCGGCATCGGCGATTCCACCATTCAGATTGTAAAATTCATCAACATCGTCAAGGATTGGGACCACGCCCTTGATTTTGGATGGATGGGCGCACTCATCTTGGCGTTTCCGATGTTGTTCTTCGCATTTCTCGTCTTTTTGCTTATCGGGTACAACCACTATCTCAAGCGTTCACCGGCATTCAAAAACATCACAGTCGCATTTCTCTGCACGACCCCGTTGCTTTACGCCGTACAGCACTTTTTCAATTTTGCAAACCACGACTATCCAGAAGAACACATGTGGACAATCATTCCTGCAATACCTTTTGCGTTCTTACTGACCATTGCTCGTGAAATTTACAAAGACCTTGAAGATAAGAACGGCGACCTTCAGGCAGGCATTATGACGTTTCCGATTATCGCAGGAGACAAAGTGGCTCGCAGGCTCGCGGGAGACATAATCATCTTTACATGGATATCACTCCCTGTACCCGTTTTCTTTTTGGATAAGTTATTTGACCACAATTATCCGCCCCTGTTCCTCGCCTTAACAGCGTTGACGCTGACCCCCACCTTTGCCATCGTCATGGTAAGCGCAAGTAGCCAAAATTATCGTCGAGCACAGACATTCACTAAATTTGCGATGTTCCTTGGACTCATCACGCTTCTAATCTGCTCAGTAGTCCAGTAA
- the purF gene encoding amidophosphoribosyltransferase — protein sequence MLDELHEECGVIGIYNGDAVVRNITMGLYALQHRGQESAGFAISDGDKIRVRKSMGLVSTLLREHNIDEFDGFAGIGHVRYSTTGASTLANAQPILVSCKWGQIAVAHNGNITNANELRAEMEADGHIFQTTSDSEILLHEIARTQADDLGEAIKKAITKFTGSFCLVFISKDSMYVARDGFGFRPLSIARMGKAWCVASETCAFDLLGANYVRDIQPGEFLTITKNGLHSERFTQKDRLAHCIFEYIYFSRPDSKIFEQSCDKIRRKMGKQLAKECPVDADIVISVPDSATTAALGYAQASGIRFEIGLLRNHYVGRTFIDPTQNVREQKVKLKFNPIVGVLKNKRVCVVEDSIVRGTTLKILSKMLRDAGALEVHIRIASPPVAHPCFFGMDFPSQGELAASSMTPNEIAQMLGVESLGYLSVEGMKECTGEGENYCAACFDNDYPDYIGTDAQKTRCG from the coding sequence ATGCTCGACGAATTGCACGAAGAATGCGGCGTTATCGGCATTTATAATGGCGACGCCGTTGTCCGTAATATTACCATGGGCCTTTACGCACTGCAGCACCGCGGTCAAGAAAGTGCCGGTTTTGCAATCAGCGACGGAGACAAGATTCGCGTCCGCAAATCCATGGGACTAGTTTCAACGTTACTGCGAGAACACAACATTGACGAATTTGACGGTTTCGCCGGCATCGGTCATGTGCGATACAGCACGACAGGTGCAAGCACTCTTGCCAACGCACAGCCGATTCTCGTCAGTTGCAAGTGGGGGCAAATTGCAGTCGCCCACAACGGCAACATCACTAACGCCAACGAACTTCGTGCCGAAATGGAAGCCGATGGCCACATTTTCCAGACCACTTCAGATTCTGAAATCCTTTTACACGAAATAGCACGCACCCAGGCCGATGACCTGGGTGAAGCCATAAAAAAAGCCATCACAAAATTTACGGGAAGCTTCTGCCTCGTTTTTATCAGCAAAGATTCCATGTATGTCGCCCGCGATGGTTTCGGTTTCCGCCCGCTCTCGATTGCCCGCATGGGTAAAGCATGGTGCGTTGCTAGCGAAACCTGCGCATTTGACTTGCTCGGCGCAAACTACGTTCGCGACATCCAGCCCGGTGAATTTTTGACCATTACAAAGAACGGGCTCCATTCCGAACGCTTTACGCAAAAAGATCGCCTCGCCCACTGCATTTTTGAATACATCTATTTTAGCAGACCGGATTCCAAGATTTTTGAACAAAGTTGCGATAAAATTCGCCGTAAGATGGGCAAGCAGCTCGCCAAGGAATGCCCTGTCGATGCAGACATCGTCATCTCTGTGCCGGACAGCGCCACAACAGCGGCACTCGGTTACGCACAAGCTAGCGGCATCCGTTTTGAAATAGGCTTACTCCGTAACCACTACGTTGGAAGAACGTTCATCGACCCCACGCAAAACGTCCGCGAACAGAAAGTCAAGCTTAAATTCAACCCCATCGTGGGCGTGCTCAAGAACAAGCGCGTTTGCGTCGTCGAAGACTCCATCGTACGAGGTACAACACTCAAGATTTTATCCAAAATGCTCCGCGATGCAGGCGCACTTGAAGTGCATATCCGTATCGCATCGCCTCCGGTAGCTCATCCCTGTTTCTTCGGCATGGACTTCCCGAGTCAAGGCGAACTTGCCGCAAGTTCTATGACGCCTAACGAAATTGCACAAATGCTCGGAGTCGAAAGTCTTGGCTACCTGAGCGTTGAAGGCATGAAGGAATGTACCGGTGAAGGCGAGAACTACTGCGCCGCATGCTTTGACAACGACTACCCCGATTATATCGGAACCGACGCTCAAAAGACACGCTGCGGGTAA
- a CDS encoding NAD-dependent epimerase/dehydratase family protein, with the protein MRVFVTGGTGFIGHYVVKALLDRGHEVVVATRHPNKVPTLRANPNVSFVEAALTDFEKMGEGLVGCDACIHVALGWGDTPSAMLMNDTRATIALLEMAARAGCDKFIYTSSTSAMGRVRSEMHEMTSNLPIDLYGATKAAGEAFVLGFSHGYGSQFPEVKMKRNIIRPGYTFGNPAFPDGCSQPDRRFFEMAYAVKEDRDINIIKNDGTQFIHASQQAQIYMKLLESDLNEEIFLGLGSEWISWKEIAEKMIALKPGCKSKIVETDMGWGDEPMLYSVQKIKDSFDLAFDAHEFLDEHIRWTFENA; encoded by the coding sequence ATGCGAGTATTTGTAACGGGTGGTACCGGCTTTATCGGTCATTATGTGGTCAAGGCTCTTTTGGATAGAGGGCATGAAGTCGTTGTAGCAACGCGTCACCCGAACAAGGTGCCGACTTTAAGGGCTAATCCGAACGTCTCGTTTGTCGAGGCCGCTTTGACGGATTTTGAAAAGATGGGCGAGGGCCTTGTCGGCTGTGATGCCTGCATTCACGTGGCTCTCGGTTGGGGCGATACTCCAAGTGCAATGCTCATGAACGATACTCGTGCAACGATCGCTCTTTTGGAAATGGCCGCTCGTGCGGGTTGTGACAAGTTTATTTATACTAGCAGCACCTCGGCGATGGGACGTGTGCGTTCCGAAATGCACGAGATGACGAGCAATTTGCCGATTGACCTTTATGGGGCGACCAAGGCGGCTGGTGAGGCTTTTGTGCTTGGCTTTAGCCATGGTTACGGAAGCCAGTTTCCCGAAGTCAAGATGAAACGCAATATTATCCGTCCGGGATATACGTTTGGCAATCCGGCGTTCCCCGATGGGTGCTCTCAGCCTGACCGCAGGTTCTTTGAAATGGCTTATGCTGTCAAGGAAGACCGCGATATCAATATCATCAAGAATGACGGTACGCAGTTTATCCATGCTTCTCAGCAGGCTCAAATTTATATGAAGCTCCTGGAATCCGATTTGAACGAAGAAATCTTCCTCGGTCTTGGTTCTGAATGGATTAGCTGGAAAGAAATTGCAGAAAAGATGATTGCCCTTAAGCCTGGGTGCAAATCAAAAATCGTTGAAACCGATATGGGGTGGGGTGATGAACCCATGCTCTATAGCGTCCAGAAAATCAAGGACAGTTTTGATTTGGCATTCGATGCCCATGAATTTTTGGATGAACACATCCGCTGGACATTTGAAAACGCTTAA